caaaacaaatatatacatgaTAAAGTAAGACCCGTTAAAAGTAAATGTACATAACTGACTAAGAAATCTTGCATTAAGCATTGTCCATGATTGCTGCTGTGACCTCAGAAACCTGGAAACGTCTTTTAGTATCTggattttcattatttttgtttttaaccttCCACAATGGGTCACAACCAGCATTTAAACGACAGCTCCCATCACTCTTCACTGCGGCTCGGCACTGGCTGCTGCTACAATGCCGTGCTGCCTGAGCTGGCTTctcaaaatctgattttttGATTTCCAGTCCTCCACCTGGGGCAAAAAAAAgtaagtttaattttttatttataaatgctaAATACTGAACTTGGaaagtaaaaaagtaataaaggCTTACTTCTTGCCGTAAAAGCTGGTTGTCCATCCTCAACCTATCCAGTGTATTGAGCTCCTCTGCTAATCGATTATTACTCTGTCGTAGCTCCTGGATGTAATCACAGGCCTTTGAGAGGATCCCACCTTTACTCTGAGGCAAACCACAAGGGAGAAAAAGCCATCATATTGCCCCACTGTGTGACCTGTAGTGAAATTCCAGATAAACTGAAACCAACCTGTCCTGTCTTGGTAGCGTCCAGCGTGCAGTCTGGAATGGTCTTGGAAAGCTGAACGATCCAGTTGTTAATCTTATCTCTGCGCCTTCGTTCAACTACAAATCAGCAAACAAAAATATTGCCCTGCTGTAAAGAGATTGCATTTATCTGATTCTTCAATACAACAAATAGACTGCTTTAAAACTTGAGGTCACCACTCACCTTCGTTGTGCTGTGCTCGCCGTTTCTCATCTCTAGAGGTCCTTGGTGCCTCTGACTTGCtgtcaatataaaatatacactacAATAAAACATACCTTCTCAAAACTCTAGGCATTTCACACAAATCTGATAATTCATACTCAATATAAATAGACATTACAAGCTCTTATAACATTCTAAATGAGGAGATCAGATTACGTGTTGCAGGTTTGTGTGCGAGGTGCAATAGATCTCTGGGTTGCTCCTGTCAGAACCTCCTGGGGTGACATCATCACATATAACTGACCTTTACCAAAGGTACCAAAAAAAGTACAGTTagcattttatataataaacaaaatatacacTAGGAAACTATCATATAAAACCTCGATCATAACTGTACAAGTTATGAGCACTTGCAAGACAGACTGTGAACAAATTGCATGATGGTGCGAAATGTGACACAGTGTGTTAACTAATTATACAAAGATAGAAGGATCTGTTATTGTGCTATTTATTACAACTCTTATGCAATAGATACTGTTCACACCTCCAGGTTGAATGAAGATACATATTCTTATTATAAATCATATTCACATAAACAGAAGTGGTGGTTTACATGTACATACTACATTACTGTGCTCTTAATGACAGCATTTTACATGCATGTTCAAGCAGCATAAATTAGTACTGATATTCTCTCTAAATATGCACAATAGCAAAAGTGCTGCTTTATATGCACATAAACTTGACATGCCTTTTATTCTAAAACCATAGCGTTGTACTGAAATTCCACATCTTAAAACttataccatgtgcaatatcacaTCATGTGGAATATCATATTATGTACAATATGTTCTTCAAGCACCttcttttttgtacttttgaatacatttgtgtgtatatatatatatatatatatatatatatatatatatatatatatatatatatatatatatatagagagagagagagagagagagagagagagagagagagattatttcatttatatttcttgtaatctgaagcagtctctggcaaaagaatttccttcaggacaaataaagtttaatcttATCTTATCAATACTTCAAATATGCTCACACgatcacaataaacacactttgTTGGTATTCAGAAACATGCACATTCCAGTTAAAAAAATCCCTCCTCTCATCTCTGAATAAGTGACCTACACAACCCACAAACTCTAATGAAATCAATCTCTGCATCCAGCAAGATATCAATAAAAAGATAACATTCgttctttgttttcttgtttggaAAATTAACCCTTTATTTAATACTAATTAATTGCAAATGGCCCCATTGGAATGTGAAGATTTAAGGTTTTAGTCATATTAGTAAGAAAGACATCTTgcaaaaggaaaagaaacaaagactTTTCCCATTACCTGTAGGTGTGCCCTGGCTGAGGATCGTGTCAGAAGTCTGCACACCAGTAACCATAGTGCCTGTTCCAGCATCTGAAATAGTGGCAGGGTAATAGGTGTAATGGGTTTCTGTGCCATCTCCCTCTAAGGCTTCGGACTGAGAGAACACAGCCTATTTACATGGACCACCAGAGGTATTAGTTGCATTGGCAGAATGATAATCTTTTATCTAGAATTTAACATAGATCACAATGCACTTGCCTGCGTAACCGGCTGCGTTGTAGCAGGAAACCCAGCAACAACACTGACGGCTGTTGTGCCGTCTGGTTGAGCCTCCAACTGTCCATCTGCAACCTGAATCACCCGATATGtcacctgcaaaaaaaaaatctggaggATCACTAACATCTACTACAACACGTGTCTTAAGATCCTATTGCATGTAAGACGACGCTAACACAAAACATATATCCACTCCAACTACTTGAACTGACACATACTTATAGAACATACGGATAAAGTGTACAACTTCATCACTTCTGTTCCTGTCCTACCTGCCCGATGGGAGGGTACAGTTCCCCTACCTGTCCCCCAGCTCCCTCTGTCTTAAACAGGTATTTTATGGGCTGTTCGGAAGAAAACGTGGCAGCTGACTGAATAGTTGTAATTGCCGACGGATCCTCGGCAGTAGCCACTACTCCTGATGGAACAACACAAATGCAGCATTTTAGTCAGTGGCATTACCCGTAAGATTTCTCTTAGGACTGGGACAGGTAAGGAAGAAAGGACAGTACAGGACAGGGCACTGTATGAGAAAAATTAAAGACATTTCATAATATTTCTCTTTAAAAGCTGTGAAATGTCTCAATTTTAGATCATTACATAAGGCTAATGATACCTTCTTCAATTACAGGAACATTACAGTCAGGGTCCGGACTTTTCTGCTGCCTATAAATGAAGTGTTCAGAGGAAGAAAAATATCAGAGTTATGCACAAATAATAAGATCAATAACATTTAACTGAGTGTAGGAAGAGAAAGCATTGATTCCGCTATCCCACAAATATATTGGAAGCAGTGACCCTTTCATTTCCACCGGCATGTGAAACAGCAAGTCCTTCTTAAATCCTcctttctgtaaaataaaaacagacttaAATCAAACCCTGACCAAAGACCCCAGACACGTACATTATTTAcagcagaataaaaaatatatatatattgcaaaaaaaataaaataaatcaagctaactgctagttagctagctagtgagACGTTTTTGCACTTTAGGCCAAACTACACAAAGAGACTCTCACATTCAGCGTTTTGCATTTTTGCAATTTCTGCCAttaatctgtaaataaaaaccAAGAGCCAAATAAACTACCCATATTAAACCAGGTGAACAAGGCATCCACTGAGCTTAGCTAACGCTAACTGCGCTGCTAAAACTTGCCAGATTTGGTTAACTGTTAACGCAAGTGAAGAGATTTAAGGATTAGATCGAAACGTGTAGCACACagtattttaaaaacatataaataaataaatatttagctaataaaaaagaagaaaatcccATGAAAATCATATCATCACATAGCTTACCGTTTAATATGCCTGTATTGTTTACTTGCGCCGGTATGATGGGGGGTTGCCAGATCACTGTGAATTAAGCAAAACAACAAGGGAGAGAGCGAAAAAAATCCCTTATCTCGCATATATATAACCTGATATTTAACCAAatacactgcacttttacaaGGTcataacattatttaaaaaaaacccattaattatgattaaataatataacTATTAAAACATAGAGTTTTTCTTACTGAAATTTCCATTTTCTATGCATATGATAGTAGCAATAATTCAGAAACGTATTCATATCATGTCTTCCAGAAGTCTTTTAACTAGCCAGCGTAGTAGGAGTTGAATAAAACTGTGTTTCTATTTAATAGGAACGGtttagaaaatgtttttctgaCCTAAGCTCTTGTTATAATTCTTATTTATTGGTTCATAAAGATAAAACCTGGTCAAACAGTATACTCTACAGCTGTAACAGTAGGTCTACATTAACTTCAGTCACATTGCCTTATTTTGCTTATGCACCGTTTTAGCTGTTCACATAACCACTCTGCATAAGGCGTGTAATTATAAATTAGGATTCCAACGGATCTGGCAACACTATGTGACTcgctgtggctgtgtgtgtgtgtgtgtgtgtgtgtgtgtgtgttattgcgtCATTATTAATCGACGAATTAAAAAGGCTTCGGAGTGACTGACAGTTGTGGTTTGAGCTCTCTAATTGTTTGATGAGAGTGGGCAAATATAGTTAATTTTGTGCCAGATGTTtcaaattaaatacaaaaaatccACAAGCAAAATATTAATAATCGAAATATGTtgctttttcttgtttaaaaatatataagggCTTGGAATAGCGGGAAGGGGATTAAGCCCCTGATATTGTGTGTCAGgtgtatattattaatgtttatattatcGTGATCTGTTCTAAATTTTCTTCCTTTCCAAGCTGGCACATCACAGATCACCTACTTTAGTTGCTGTTGGTGGAACATCGTTTAATGCTATATCCTAGGTAAAACACACTGGTCTGCATTTTGTAGCTTTCAAATGACACAAGCCCCGCACTTCTTGAGCTATGGTGCCTCTGCCATCAATGTTATGGCTCTATATGTTTCAATAAGTTCTCAAAAACATGAGTAACAGCTGTACACAAACACCATGACGTGCCATGTCGTTTTTTGGACTGGATACCTAGTCTTGTACCTAGTCATCTTCATCAggtatgcagatgataccacagttgttgGTCAGATCAGCAACAACGAGGAATcggcctacagggaggagatccaaagcctgtcagcatggtgttccatgaacaacctcaccctcaatgccacgaagaccaaagagctcattgtggacttctggaaatctaacagcagcagacactcccccaTCTACATCAatgggtctgaagtagagcgtcTCCAGCTTTGAGTCCCTGGgcgtccacatctctgaggatcagTCTTTGCATCTGAACATCTCAACTCTGGTTAGGAAGTCACAACAGCATCTTTACTTCCTAAGAATATTaaagaaagttcacctatctCCAAGAACCTGACCAGTTTTTACTGCTGCATTAGTGAGAGCATCTTGACACGCTCCACcacagtgtggtatggcagctccacagtgtgtgaaaagaaatcactgcaaagggatctgaaaaccgcccaacgcatcTTTGTCACCCAACTAGCTGCCAgtgagtctcttcaccacagtaggtgtctgcgcagagcacacaaaatcatcaaagactcctcccacccgagtcacaaactgttAAACCTCATTCCGTCCAGGAGGTTCAGGGCCAGTTTCTTCCCCATAGCCATAAATCCACTGACCTCTACACTATAccactaggacactcatgtcttactacacttcaccaccttgcagttctgcttcaccctgtacattctgctacattttctctgtataatatatacagagtatatacaggggttggacaatgaaactgaaacgcctggttttagaccacaataattcattagtatggtgtagggcctccttttgcggccaatacagcatcaattcgtcttgggaatgacagatacaagtcctgcacagtggccagagggattttgagccattcttcttgcagaatagtggccaggtcactacgtgatgctggtggaggaaaacgtttcctggctcctccaaaacaccccaaagtggctcaataatatttagatctggtgactgtgcaggccatgggagatgttcaacttctcTTTCATGtgcatcaaaccactctgtcaccagtcttgctgtgtgtattggtgcattatcatcctgatactcggcaccgccttcaggatacaacgtttgaaccattgggtgcacatggtcctccagaatggttcggtagtccttggcagtgacgcgcccatctagcataAGTATTAGGCCTAGGGAATGCcttgatattgcagcccaaaccatcactgatccacccccatgcttcactctgggcatgcaacagtctgggtggtacgcttctttggggcttctccacaccgtaactctcccggatgtgggaaagacagtgaaggtggactcatcagagaacaatacatgtttcacattgtccacagtccaagattttcgctgctggaaccattgaaaccgacgtttggcattggcacgagtgaccaaaggtttggctatagccagccatgtacattgaccctgtggagctccagaCGGACaattttggtggaaacaggagagttgaggtgcacatttaattctgcagtgagttgggcagctgtggttttatgttttttggatataATCctggttagcacccggacatccctttcagacagcttcctcttgcgtccacagttactcctgttggatgtggttcgtccttctttgtggtatgctgacattaccctggataccgtggctcttgatacatcacaaagacttgctgtcttagtcacaggtGTGCCAgtgagacgtgcaccaacaatttgtcctcttttgaactctgtcacccataatgttgtgtacattgcaatattttaagcaaaactgtgctattactctgctaattaaaccttcacactctgctctaaatggtggaatgtgcaatcaatgaagattggccaccaggctggtcagaTTTTGCCATggaacctccaacactaaattggccagtgtttcagtttcattgtccaacccctgtatatatatatatatatatatatatatatatatatatatatatatatatatatatatataccactgcaaaataatcagtttcttatgtctttttcttacaggtgcatgtattggtgagattttgtttcattttttgtgaactgctgacaatatttctcctaaattcaaaatatatctattgttatttagagtgtatatttaaaggaaatgacaacacatcaaaataacccaagatcatgcagtatttgcaga
The window above is part of the Hemibagrus wyckioides isolate EC202008001 linkage group LG17, SWU_Hwy_1.0, whole genome shotgun sequence genome. Proteins encoded here:
- the usf1 gene encoding upstream stimulatory factor 1 isoform X3, translated to MPVEMKGSLLPIYLQQKSPDPDCNVPVIEEGVVATAEDPSAITTIQSAATFSSEQPIKYLFKTEGAGGQVTYRVIQVADGQLEAQPDGTTAVSVVAGFPATTQPVTQAVFSQSEALEGDGTETHYTYYPATISDAGTGTMVTGVQTSDTILSQGTPTGQLYVMMSPQEVLTGATQRSIAPRTQTCNTKSEAPRTSRDEKRRAQHNEVERRRRDKINNWIVQLSKTIPDCTLDATKTGQSKGGILSKACDYIQELRQSNNRLAEELNTLDRLRMDNQLLRQEVEDWKSKNQILRSQLRQHGIVAAASAEPQ
- the usf1 gene encoding upstream stimulatory factor 1 isoform X4 is translated as MPVEMKGQQKSPDPDCNVPVIEEGVVATAEDPSAITTIQSAATFSSEQPIKYLFKTEGAGGQVTYRVIQVADGQLEAQPDGTTAVSVVAGFPATTQPVTQAVFSQSEALEGDGTETHYTYYPATISDAGTGTMVTGVQTSDTILSQGTPTGQLYVMMSPQEVLTGATQRSIAPRTQTCNTKSEAPRTSRDEKRRAQHNEVERRRRDKINNWIVQLSKTIPDCTLDATKTGQSKGGILSKACDYIQELRQSNNRLAEELNTLDRLRMDNQLLRQEVEDWKSKNQILRSQLRQHGIVAAASAEPQ
- the usf1 gene encoding upstream stimulatory factor 1 isoform X1; the protein is MPVEMKGSLLPIYLQQKSPDPDCNVPVIEEGVVATAEDPSAITTIQSAATFSSEQPIKYLFKTEGAGGQVGELYPPIGQVTYRVIQVADGQLEAQPDGTTAVSVVAGFPATTQPVTQAVFSQSEALEGDGTETHYTYYPATISDAGTGTMVTGVQTSDTILSQGTPTGQLYVMMSPQEVLTGATQRSIAPRTQTCNTKSEAPRTSRDEKRRAQHNEVERRRRDKINNWIVQLSKTIPDCTLDATKTGQSKGGILSKACDYIQELRQSNNRLAEELNTLDRLRMDNQLLRQEVEDWKSKNQILRSQLRQHGIVAAASAEPQ
- the usf1 gene encoding upstream stimulatory factor 1 isoform X2 yields the protein MPVEMKGQQKSPDPDCNVPVIEEGVVATAEDPSAITTIQSAATFSSEQPIKYLFKTEGAGGQVGELYPPIGQVTYRVIQVADGQLEAQPDGTTAVSVVAGFPATTQPVTQAVFSQSEALEGDGTETHYTYYPATISDAGTGTMVTGVQTSDTILSQGTPTGQLYVMMSPQEVLTGATQRSIAPRTQTCNTKSEAPRTSRDEKRRAQHNEVERRRRDKINNWIVQLSKTIPDCTLDATKTGQSKGGILSKACDYIQELRQSNNRLAEELNTLDRLRMDNQLLRQEVEDWKSKNQILRSQLRQHGIVAAASAEPQ